One Candidatus Korarchaeum sp. genomic region harbors:
- the sucD gene encoding succinate--CoA ligase subunit alpha: MAILVREGMRVLVQGITGRQGTIHTKLMLEYGTRIVAGVTPGRSGSKVYDIPVFDSVEEAMRERGPIDASIVFVPAPFAMDAVIEAVDNGIPLVVVITEGIPVHDTAKFVNYAKSMGTVVIGPNCPGIIAPGKVKIGIMPADSFSPGNIGIVSRSGTLTYEISVSLKESGYGSSTTIGIGGDPITGLNFIETLELFREDPETKAVVIVGEIGGDAEERAARYIVESEYPKPVVAYVAGRTAPPGKKMGHAGAIITAGQGTVESKERAFAEAGVPVAKTPFEVAPLVERVLRKMS, translated from the coding sequence ATGGCGATACTAGTTCGGGAGGGGATGAGGGTACTCGTTCAGGGGATAACTGGAAGACAGGGAACAATACACACGAAGCTCATGCTGGAGTACGGCACTAGGATAGTAGCAGGAGTCACCCCTGGGAGGTCTGGCTCTAAGGTCTACGACATCCCCGTCTTCGATTCCGTTGAGGAGGCCATGAGGGAGAGGGGCCCCATAGATGCCTCTATAGTATTCGTACCAGCTCCCTTCGCGATGGATGCTGTAATAGAGGCTGTCGACAACGGGATCCCGCTTGTCGTGGTGATAACAGAAGGCATACCAGTTCATGACACTGCGAAGTTTGTGAATTACGCTAAGAGCATGGGTACCGTGGTTATAGGACCAAACTGCCCTGGGATAATAGCCCCTGGAAAGGTGAAGATAGGCATCATGCCCGCTGACTCCTTCTCACCCGGCAACATAGGCATAGTCTCCAGGAGCGGTACTCTGACGTATGAGATCTCGGTATCCCTGAAGGAATCTGGATACGGATCAAGCACGACGATAGGGATAGGAGGAGATCCCATAACGGGGCTCAACTTCATCGAAACCCTAGAGCTCTTTAGAGAGGACCCCGAGACGAAAGCCGTGGTGATAGTAGGTGAGATAGGGGGAGATGCTGAGGAGAGAGCAGCCAGGTACATAGTTGAGAGCGAGTACCCGAAGCCGGTTGTAGCTTACGTAGCCGGCAGAACGGCCCCTCCCGGTAAGAAGATGGGTCATGCGGGGGCTATAATAACAGCTGGTCAAGGAACCGTTGAGAGCAAGGAGAGAGCATTCGCTGAGGCAGGAGTACCCGTAGCTAAGACGCCTTTCGAGGTAGCTCCTCTCGTGGAGAGGGTTTTGAGGAAGATGTCTTGA
- a CDS encoding protein-L-isoaspartate(D-aspartate) O-methyltransferase, with protein sequence MDPHHRLVERLVRMGIIKTEKVRRSAEIVKRELFVPEKYKKMAYEDIPLPIGDDQTISAPHMVFMMNELLDLDIGQLVLEVGSGSGYHAATIAEIVAPSDAPVSKWGTVITVEINPKLATLAYNNIRAAGYSSRVHVINSDGSSGLSLREKVDRILVTAAAPDVPPPLVELLREGGRMVIPVGSPGFWGQDLLVVEKSGGRVVKRKVTEVAFVPLRGRYGWS encoded by the coding sequence ATGGATCCGCACCATAGGCTAGTCGAGAGATTAGTTAGGATGGGAATTATAAAGACGGAGAAGGTCAGGAGATCAGCTGAGATAGTGAAAAGAGAGCTTTTCGTTCCAGAGAAGTACAAGAAGATGGCTTATGAAGATATTCCGCTTCCTATAGGTGATGACCAGACGATAAGTGCTCCTCACATGGTTTTCATGATGAACGAGCTACTGGACTTAGATATCGGTCAGCTCGTCTTGGAGGTGGGATCGGGGAGCGGATACCACGCTGCAACGATAGCTGAGATAGTCGCTCCCAGTGACGCTCCCGTCTCGAAGTGGGGCACCGTGATAACGGTGGAGATAAACCCTAAGCTAGCTACCCTAGCTTACAACAACATCAGGGCAGCCGGTTACTCGTCCAGGGTCCACGTGATCAACTCCGATGGGAGCTCAGGTCTCTCCCTAAGGGAGAAGGTGGATAGGATACTCGTCACAGCAGCTGCGCCGGACGTCCCTCCCCCCCTGGTAGAGCTCCTAAGGGAAGGGGGAAGGATGGTGATCCCGGTCGGCAGCCCCGGCTTCTGGGGACAGGACCTGCTTGTGGTTGAGAAGTCGGGAGGGAGGGTGGTTAAGAGGAAGGTGACTGAGGTAGCTTTCGTACCTCTCAGGGGGAGGTACGGATGGAGCTGA
- a CDS encoding 50S ribosomal protein L40e: MPIEDPFKRSVAAKALLNFKICRKCGARNPVSATKCRRCRSTNLRMKKSKLVRK; the protein is encoded by the coding sequence ATGCCCATAGAGGATCCCTTCAAGAGGAGCGTCGCGGCTAAGGCCCTCCTGAACTTCAAGATATGCAGGAAGTGCGGAGCTAGGAATCCCGTATCAGCCACTAAGTGCAGGAGGTGCAGGAGCACGAACCTAAGGATGAAGAAATCGAAGTTAGTGAGGAAGTGA
- a CDS encoding glycosyltransferase family 4 protein, whose amino-acid sequence MRLALVGPYYPSVGGIQVYMTYLAKELASMGEDVTVISYRGSRSRWGERVLEVPNIDLKVLRGLSFILSSSIILGRERPDLAICHYAATSGVAGFLSNLLGVRYLVVLHGSDLRFPRLVRIAASKASALVAVSSWVKEELSRMGLEVDSVIPGGVDDKLFSSLPLKEELKKELGFEGNLVLSVGSLTHAKGFDIIPRIAKLVNERLEAIFLIIGGGPEEGALRELSTRLGVSDKVLLLGRRSYEETAKYYGAADLLLHPARYEGYGLTALESLAAGTPVIASDTGGLRDVVLNGVDGFLLPRDEVAMAERVVQLLRDDSLRREMGRRGRERALRRTWRAVAEEYEELIARVFP is encoded by the coding sequence ATGAGGCTAGCGTTAGTGGGACCCTACTATCCATCCGTGGGTGGGATCCAAGTCTACATGACCTACCTAGCCAAGGAGTTGGCATCGATGGGGGAGGATGTGACCGTAATCAGCTACAGGGGATCGAGGAGTAGGTGGGGGGAGAGGGTGCTTGAGGTACCCAACATCGACCTGAAGGTGCTTAGGGGATTGAGCTTCATCCTGAGCTCCTCAATAATCCTGGGTAGGGAGAGACCTGACTTAGCTATCTGTCACTACGCAGCTACTTCCGGTGTAGCTGGATTCCTATCTAACTTGCTTGGAGTGAGATATCTCGTTGTCCTCCACGGGAGTGACCTGAGGTTCCCAAGGCTAGTCAGGATAGCCGCTTCTAAGGCATCAGCTCTGGTTGCGGTGAGCAGCTGGGTTAAGGAGGAGCTCAGTAGGATGGGTTTGGAAGTCGATTCCGTCATACCTGGAGGAGTTGATGATAAGCTATTTTCATCCCTTCCACTGAAGGAGGAACTAAAGAAGGAGTTAGGGTTCGAGGGGAACTTAGTGCTCTCAGTAGGTTCCTTAACTCACGCTAAAGGGTTCGATATAATCCCTAGGATAGCTAAGCTCGTGAACGAGAGGCTGGAAGCGATATTCCTGATAATAGGGGGCGGCCCTGAGGAGGGAGCCCTGAGGGAGCTCTCAACTAGGCTGGGGGTGAGTGATAAAGTGCTGCTACTGGGGAGGAGGAGCTACGAGGAGACCGCTAAGTACTACGGTGCAGCCGACCTTCTGCTCCATCCAGCGAGGTACGAGGGATATGGGTTGACAGCTCTGGAATCCCTAGCTGCAGGCACCCCCGTGATAGCAAGCGATACAGGCGGACTGAGGGATGTCGTCCTGAACGGTGTGGATGGCTTCCTGCTCCCTAGGGATGAAGTAGCCATGGCTGAGAGAGTGGTCCAGCTACTGAGGGATGATTCTCTGAGGAGGGAGATGGGAAGGAGAGGTAGAGAAAGAGCTTTGAGGAGGACCTGGAGGGCTGTAGCTGAGGAGTACGAAGAGCTGATAGCGAGGGTGTTCCCATGA
- a CDS encoding KEOPS complex kinase/ATPase Bud32, whose protein sequence is MELIYRGAEAEIYRTEFMGIPVVIKRRVSKGYRASELDRILRTHRTRKEARLMRRARLGGVPVPAVIDVWEDSIMMEYVSGVRMADSIDDSNMLAFGIASCRLHSSNIAHNDLTPYNALVVESGGICLLDFGLAEYTHDVESYAVDLYVLKRSLKSIKEDWEPLWVSFLRGYSTCGMAERVIRRLEQVEARGRYK, encoded by the coding sequence ATGGAGCTGATATACAGAGGAGCTGAGGCGGAGATCTATAGGACTGAGTTCATGGGGATACCCGTTGTCATAAAGAGGAGGGTCAGTAAGGGGTACAGAGCGAGTGAGCTGGATAGGATCCTGAGGACGCATAGGACTAGGAAGGAAGCCAGGCTGATGAGAAGAGCTAGGTTAGGAGGAGTTCCAGTGCCGGCCGTGATAGACGTTTGGGAGGATTCTATAATGATGGAGTATGTCTCAGGAGTTAGAATGGCCGACTCAATAGATGATAGTAACATGTTAGCTTTTGGTATCGCTTCCTGCAGGCTCCACAGCTCTAACATAGCTCATAACGATCTCACCCCCTATAACGCTCTAGTGGTGGAGAGCGGAGGCATATGCTTGTTGGACTTCGGGCTCGCTGAGTACACTCACGATGTAGAGAGTTATGCGGTAGACTTATACGTCTTAAAAAGATCGCTAAAATCGATAAAGGAGGATTGGGAGCCCTTATGGGTCTCCTTCCTCAGGGGATACTCCACTTGCGGGATGGCGGAACGAGTAATAAGGAGGCTTGAGCAAGTTGAGGCCAGGGGTAGGTATAAGTGA
- a CDS encoding non-canonical purine NTP pyrophosphatase, which translates to MIELYFVSSNTHKYEEFRRMLSDIADLRFVEADYLEPQGEELEEIVVTSARWLSSYIRGPFFIEDSGLFIDSLGGFPGPYSSYVFKKIGNPGILKLMEGIKEREATFISVIALVFQGRVEVFKGEAKGEIAESMRGGGWGFDPIFIPRGSGGLTYGELGERKDLFSHRGLSCRGLREFLREKIYCKSV; encoded by the coding sequence GTGATCGAGCTTTACTTCGTCTCATCTAACACCCATAAGTACGAGGAGTTCAGGAGGATGCTCTCTGATATAGCTGACTTGAGGTTCGTGGAGGCCGATTACCTGGAACCCCAGGGGGAGGAGCTGGAGGAGATAGTAGTGACGTCTGCCAGGTGGCTGTCCTCCTACATAAGGGGTCCTTTCTTCATAGAGGACTCGGGGCTATTTATAGATAGTTTGGGAGGATTTCCAGGTCCTTACTCCTCTTATGTCTTCAAGAAGATCGGAAACCCCGGGATATTGAAGCTGATGGAGGGGATTAAGGAGAGGGAAGCTACTTTCATCTCCGTCATAGCGTTGGTCTTCCAAGGGAGGGTTGAGGTGTTCAAGGGGGAAGCCAAGGGAGAGATAGCTGAATCGATGAGGGGAGGGGGATGGGGTTTCGATCCCATCTTCATCCCAAGAGGTTCCGGGGGATTAACTTACGGTGAGCTCGGGGAGAGGAAGGACCTGTTCTCTCATAGGGGTCTCTCCTGCAGGGGATTAAGGGAGTTCCTAAGAGAAAAAATATACTGCAAGTCCGTTTGA
- the pth2 gene encoding peptidyl-tRNA hydrolase Pth2: MRYKQVIVIRKDLNMSCGKLAVQVAHASLEAAERLRDEYPEVYREWREEGAKKVVLQVGGEEELMEVYKEALKEKLVAVLIRDAGLTELEPGTLTAVGIGPHESERMDRVTGRLPLLR, translated from the coding sequence ATGAGGTACAAGCAGGTGATAGTGATCAGGAAGGACTTGAACATGAGTTGCGGTAAGTTAGCTGTCCAAGTAGCTCACGCCTCTCTGGAAGCCGCGGAGAGATTGAGGGATGAATACCCAGAGGTCTACAGGGAGTGGAGGGAGGAAGGAGCAAAGAAAGTGGTCCTTCAGGTTGGGGGTGAGGAGGAACTCATGGAGGTCTACAAAGAGGCCTTAAAGGAGAAGCTAGTAGCCGTCCTCATAAGGGACGCTGGTCTCACTGAGCTGGAGCCGGGCACATTGACGGCGGTAGGCATAGGACCGCATGAGTCGGAGAGGATGGACAGGGTCACTGGGAGGTTGCCTCTGCTGAGATGA
- a CDS encoding 30S ribosomal protein S15: MARMHSRKRGKSESKRPPKTTPLDWVPLKKEEIEELVVKLGRRGIPPSQIGMILRDEYGVPLVKRISGKKITEILEENGVAPKIPEDLMALINKAYRIRRHLEEHRKDIHAKRGLILTESKIGRLVKYYKRVGKLPSDWRYSPELAELYAA; encoded by the coding sequence ATGGCCAGGATGCACAGTAGGAAGCGAGGTAAATCGGAGTCGAAGAGGCCTCCCAAGACAACTCCGCTAGACTGGGTACCGCTGAAGAAGGAGGAGATAGAGGAACTGGTCGTCAAGTTAGGGAGGAGAGGTATTCCCCCGAGCCAGATAGGGATGATACTCAGGGATGAGTACGGTGTCCCCTTAGTCAAGAGGATCTCGGGGAAGAAGATAACCGAGATACTTGAGGAGAACGGCGTAGCTCCTAAGATACCTGAGGACCTCATGGCGCTTATAAATAAAGCCTACAGAATAAGGAGGCACTTGGAGGAGCATAGAAAGGACATACACGCCAAGAGAGGATTAATACTCACGGAGTCAAAGATAGGGAGGCTCGTGAAGTACTACAAGAGGGTAGGAAAACTCCCATCAGATTGGCGCTACAGTCCGGAATTAGCCGAGCTCTATGCAGCTTGA
- a CDS encoding DUF371 domain-containing protein: MIEEILAYGHPNIRATHRTTMQVTKDEEISRRADCIIGVRADKSVMDLSEAAKRHLMEGGEVLVIISVGDHEFRLSAQGSRELKLSHPKDSVIRRSDYVDERTLAIRATASSCDLPREMIKRLRDRRTQLRLTMIL; encoded by the coding sequence ATGATTGAGGAGATATTAGCTTACGGTCATCCGAACATAAGGGCTACCCATAGGACCACGATGCAGGTGACTAAGGATGAGGAGATAAGCCGAAGAGCGGATTGCATCATAGGGGTTAGGGCTGACAAGTCTGTGATGGATCTAAGTGAAGCTGCGAAGAGGCACCTGATGGAGGGAGGAGAGGTGCTCGTTATTATCTCAGTTGGCGATCATGAGTTCAGGCTATCTGCCCAAGGGAGCAGGGAGTTGAAGCTGAGTCATCCTAAGGACTCCGTGATAAGGAGGTCGGATTACGTGGATGAGAGGACGCTCGCGATCAGGGCTACAGCATCCTCCTGCGATTTGCCTAGGGAGATGATAAAGCGGCTCAGGGACCGGAGGACTCAGCTCCGCTTAACCATGATCCTGTGA
- the fen gene encoding flap endonuclease-1, with the protein MGVKIGELVERRIELKLSELSGKRVALDAFNAMYQFLAKVRQPDGTPLMTSRGEITSVHSGMFYRTANLLKEGIIPIYVFDGEKPIFKSRAIEERVRAREEAEIKWKEALEMGDIEEARKYAQAALNVTEEMVEDCKTILRLMGLPVVQAPSEGEAQAAYMASKGDVWAAASQDYDSLLFGSPRLVRNLTITGKRKLPGKDVYVDVNPELIELEDVLRSNGINREQLIMVGILVGTDYNLGGVKGIGVKRALELVRKYRKPEELFSKVPWDFEFDPVSIYEFFLNPPKSDDYELSINKPRSDELLKFMVEEHEFSEERVRKVIAEVEEAYRMLAGGGLESWF; encoded by the coding sequence ATGGGGGTCAAGATAGGTGAACTCGTAGAGAGGAGGATTGAACTAAAGCTCTCAGAACTATCGGGGAAAAGGGTTGCTTTAGATGCCTTCAACGCTATGTACCAATTCCTAGCTAAGGTAAGGCAACCCGATGGAACTCCCCTGATGACCAGCAGGGGTGAGATAACGAGCGTCCACTCGGGGATGTTCTACAGGACCGCTAACCTGCTCAAGGAGGGAATAATACCTATTTACGTCTTCGATGGTGAGAAGCCCATCTTCAAGTCTAGAGCTATAGAGGAGAGAGTGAGGGCCAGGGAGGAGGCGGAGATCAAGTGGAAGGAAGCTTTAGAGATGGGGGATATTGAGGAAGCTAGGAAGTACGCTCAAGCAGCTCTGAACGTAACTGAGGAGATGGTAGAGGATTGCAAGACGATACTGAGGTTGATGGGCCTTCCTGTCGTGCAAGCACCGAGCGAGGGTGAGGCTCAAGCGGCTTACATGGCTTCAAAAGGTGATGTCTGGGCTGCAGCCTCTCAAGATTATGATTCCCTTTTGTTCGGTTCCCCGAGACTCGTTAGGAATCTCACGATAACGGGAAAGAGGAAGCTCCCGGGGAAGGATGTTTACGTTGATGTGAACCCGGAGCTCATAGAACTCGAAGACGTGCTGAGGAGCAATGGGATAAACAGGGAGCAGCTCATAATGGTGGGAATCCTAGTTGGCACCGACTACAACCTGGGGGGCGTTAAGGGAATAGGGGTTAAGAGAGCCCTTGAGCTCGTGAGGAAGTACAGGAAACCTGAAGAGCTCTTCTCCAAAGTTCCTTGGGACTTCGAGTTCGATCCCGTATCTATTTACGAGTTCTTCCTGAATCCTCCCAAGAGCGATGATTATGAGCTATCAATCAACAAGCCGAGGAGCGACGAGCTCCTCAAGTTCATGGTCGAAGAACATGAGTTCTCTGAGGAAAGGGTGAGGAAGGTCATAGCTGAGGTAGAGGAAGCTTACAGGATGCTTGCAGGTGGAGGTCTAGAGTCCTGGTTCTAG
- the truD gene encoding tRNA pseudouridine(13) synthase TruD, which yields MRVPKIDRELGMLTYMSDSEPLKGKLREKLSDFIVDEVLSGRRASRVFLGMERLEGSGPFYIAVLLKYRRLDERALISKVSREIGGKLGFAGMKDARSLSFQFISATKIPKLELKISGAVLRYVGKGDWVSSGSNDGNHFTVVVRGVSGMRPILRFPNFFSYQRFGVRRPYNHEIGRAILLREMEEAREMIASQGYRVEGARSLKQLSERVGSDLIKFYIHSYQSYLFNVLLSKRLEHGLSLKEGDFVLKESGEISIYPERGELLLPVPGAFTRTKGGWLDEELSALMKEEGLSKELFVFRELPEVSALGDFRKAICGVTSLRAVERSDFVTLSFFLESGSYATSYLRELMKPEDPAEQGFL from the coding sequence ATGAGGGTCCCTAAGATAGACCGAGAACTGGGGATGCTCACCTATATGAGTGATTCGGAGCCTCTCAAGGGGAAACTCAGGGAGAAGCTGAGTGACTTCATAGTGGATGAGGTGCTCTCGGGTAGGAGGGCATCTAGAGTGTTCCTGGGGATGGAGAGGCTCGAGGGGAGCGGGCCCTTCTACATAGCAGTCCTGCTCAAGTACAGGAGGCTGGATGAGAGGGCACTCATCTCAAAGGTCTCGAGGGAGATAGGGGGAAAGTTAGGGTTCGCGGGGATGAAGGACGCTAGGTCGTTGAGCTTCCAGTTCATCTCAGCTACTAAAATCCCTAAGCTCGAGCTCAAGATCTCCGGCGCTGTCCTCAGGTACGTTGGTAAGGGAGACTGGGTGAGCTCGGGTTCCAATGACGGCAATCACTTCACGGTAGTAGTGAGAGGAGTTAGCGGGATGAGACCGATCCTAAGGTTCCCTAACTTCTTCTCCTATCAGAGGTTCGGGGTCAGGAGGCCCTACAATCACGAGATAGGGAGGGCTATATTGCTGAGGGAGATGGAGGAGGCCCGAGAAATGATAGCGAGTCAGGGCTATAGAGTCGAAGGAGCTAGGAGTCTCAAGCAATTGTCAGAGAGAGTGGGCTCTGATCTCATTAAGTTCTACATACACTCCTACCAATCTTATCTGTTCAACGTGCTCCTCTCTAAGAGATTGGAGCATGGGCTATCCTTGAAGGAGGGTGACTTCGTCCTTAAGGAGAGTGGGGAGATATCGATCTACCCTGAAAGGGGAGAGCTTCTGCTCCCAGTTCCTGGGGCATTCACTAGGACTAAGGGAGGGTGGCTGGATGAGGAGCTCAGTGCCTTGATGAAGGAGGAAGGCCTAAGCAAGGAATTGTTCGTGTTCAGGGAGTTACCTGAGGTCAGCGCTCTAGGTGACTTCAGGAAAGCGATTTGTGGAGTTACCTCCTTGAGGGCCGTGGAGAGGAGCGACTTCGTGACACTGTCATTCTTCCTAGAGTCCGGATCGTACGCCACTTCCTACCTGAGGGAACTGATGAAGCCGGAGGACCCCGCTGAGCAGGGGTTCCTCTGA
- the sucC gene encoding ADP-forming succinate--CoA ligase subunit beta, with amino-acid sequence MRLLEYESKEAFHSKGIPIPKGILVRNPEEASLAVKSLGGRGVLKIQIPHGQRGKAGGIRLANSPEEARKIAEELFSRTFYGYEVSSLLVEEPIDVATEIYIGAIIDRNARGMTFLSTPYGGMDVEEVAAKHPESIERRTVNPLIGMRSHVARALAKNASKNIPDKINEIQRIVLAMWDVAIEYDAVMLEINPLALTKDGRLLALDARIEVDDNALFRHREFEKRYYSSENPRENEARRKDIAYVELDGNLGTMANGAGLAMATMDLVQAFGGRPANFCDVGGGASAERVASALEIIISNPKVNVVLINTLCGITSALDVAIGVKSVKDKGILNVPVVVRMSGNQADEGKRVLEEVGIKATESAEEAVKYAVKLASGA; translated from the coding sequence ATGAGGCTCCTAGAGTACGAGTCTAAAGAGGCTTTTCACTCTAAGGGGATTCCAATTCCTAAGGGAATTCTCGTGAGAAACCCTGAAGAGGCCTCTTTAGCTGTCAAGAGCTTGGGAGGGAGGGGAGTTCTCAAGATACAGATACCTCACGGCCAAAGAGGAAAAGCTGGAGGAATAAGATTAGCTAACTCACCGGAGGAAGCTAGAAAGATAGCAGAAGAGCTCTTCTCAAGGACTTTTTACGGATACGAAGTCAGTTCATTGTTGGTAGAGGAGCCGATAGATGTAGCAACGGAGATCTATATTGGAGCAATAATTGACAGAAACGCGAGGGGGATGACGTTCCTATCAACGCCTTACGGGGGTATGGATGTCGAGGAAGTGGCTGCTAAGCACCCGGAGTCCATAGAGAGGAGGACCGTGAATCCTCTCATAGGGATGAGGAGTCACGTCGCTAGAGCTTTGGCTAAGAACGCTTCAAAGAACATTCCTGATAAAATAAACGAAATACAGAGGATTGTACTTGCGATGTGGGACGTAGCTATTGAGTACGATGCTGTGATGCTTGAGATAAATCCCTTGGCCTTGACGAAGGACGGGAGGTTGCTGGCCTTGGACGCTAGGATAGAGGTCGATGATAACGCCCTCTTCAGACATAGGGAATTTGAGAAGAGGTACTACTCGTCGGAGAACCCAAGGGAGAACGAAGCTAGGAGGAAGGACATAGCTTACGTTGAGCTCGATGGTAACTTAGGGACGATGGCTAACGGAGCAGGCTTAGCTATGGCTACCATGGACTTAGTGCAGGCGTTCGGAGGGAGGCCCGCTAACTTCTGCGATGTCGGAGGAGGGGCCTCGGCGGAAAGGGTTGCTAGCGCCCTCGAGATAATAATATCGAACCCCAAGGTCAATGTGGTTCTCATAAACACGCTCTGTGGTATCACAAGCGCTCTAGATGTAGCTATAGGCGTTAAATCCGTGAAGGATAAGGGGATCCTTAACGTACCAGTAGTAGTTAGGATGAGTGGAAATCAGGCTGATGAGGGGAAGAGGGTTCTTGAGGAGGTAGGAATAAAGGCCACGGAATCCGCTGAGGAGGCTGTCAAGTACGCTGTGAAGCTGGCCAGTGGGGCGTAA
- a CDS encoding helix-turn-helix domain-containing protein, with protein MNSELKERVLRELSREEVLHMREIVNRINASVSTLKHVLNEMVEEGLLERFSHGGYTFYRITAEGKSYLIRERSGAQEEAASDSGPSDAGV; from the coding sequence ATGAACTCTGAACTCAAGGAGAGGGTGCTCAGGGAGCTAAGCAGAGAAGAGGTACTTCATATGAGGGAGATAGTCAACAGGATCAATGCTTCCGTCTCTACCTTAAAGCATGTGCTGAACGAGATGGTTGAGGAGGGTCTCTTAGAGAGGTTCTCTCACGGCGGTTACACATTCTACCGTATAACTGCTGAGGGAAAGAGCTACCTCATTAGAGAGAGATCAGGAGCTCAGGAGGAAGCTGCTTCGGATAGTGGACCTTCAGATGCAGGTGTATAG
- a CDS encoding DHH family phosphoesterase: MSSINSFLSRVREFTRRLYSSLRGAHVRVVSHLDADGLSSAGIMISVLRGLNIPFHLSVVKYVSESLVEELRRGNYSVYLFLDLGSGDLELLRSLDGSVFIVDHHKPPSDVSGVNLLNPFLDGVDGDREISSSGICFLIYKEIFGEISMAPVALVGALGDVQENGGFKGINELILNWAVEGGLIEVKKDIRLFGGPDYPLVASLERTVDPFIKGVSNDSAGALGLVESAGIPIKIGEKWVTLSDLTEEQKRDLMNELVKRVGNLDKAKSLVGSIYVNLREPKGSPLRDLSSFSTLLNACGRMGKGYLGALLASGLRGEVLNRVVEVQQEYKSYLARLLSDLKPRIVGKVAFIDEGVAQDTVIGTLTSMLSRNMRDVELIVGYAETQEGMLKVSARLTTRASQSLDLDDVMRRASSTVGGRGGGHRQAAGAQIPRTMKRDFEESLLSYLE, translated from the coding sequence ATGAGTTCTATAAACTCCTTTCTCTCCAGAGTTAGGGAATTCACTAGAAGGCTCTACTCAAGTCTGAGAGGGGCTCACGTGAGGGTCGTCTCACACCTAGATGCCGATGGTCTCAGTTCAGCTGGAATAATGATTTCCGTCCTCAGGGGGCTGAACATCCCCTTTCACCTGAGTGTGGTCAAGTACGTGAGCGAATCCCTCGTGGAGGAGCTGAGGAGGGGGAACTACAGCGTCTACCTATTCCTAGACTTGGGATCTGGTGATCTGGAACTACTGAGGTCTCTGGATGGGAGTGTTTTCATAGTGGACCACCACAAGCCCCCATCCGATGTAAGCGGGGTCAACCTGCTGAACCCCTTCCTAGATGGGGTTGATGGTGATCGGGAGATCAGTTCCTCTGGAATCTGCTTCCTCATATACAAGGAGATCTTCGGAGAGATTTCGATGGCTCCTGTAGCTCTAGTAGGGGCCCTGGGGGACGTGCAGGAGAACGGTGGCTTCAAGGGGATAAACGAGCTGATATTGAATTGGGCCGTGGAAGGAGGATTAATTGAGGTCAAGAAGGACATAAGGCTATTCGGTGGGCCCGATTATCCGTTAGTTGCTTCCTTGGAGAGGACCGTGGATCCATTCATAAAGGGAGTCTCAAACGATTCAGCGGGTGCTCTCGGCTTAGTGGAGTCCGCTGGGATACCGATAAAGATAGGGGAGAAGTGGGTCACGCTCTCAGATCTGACGGAGGAGCAGAAGAGGGACTTGATGAACGAACTCGTGAAGAGAGTTGGGAACTTGGATAAAGCTAAGTCCCTAGTGGGAAGCATCTACGTGAACCTGAGGGAACCTAAGGGATCTCCCCTGAGGGATCTCTCAAGCTTCTCAACGCTTCTGAACGCCTGTGGGAGAATGGGGAAGGGTTACTTGGGAGCCCTGCTAGCTTCAGGTCTCAGGGGTGAGGTGCTTAACAGGGTCGTGGAGGTTCAGCAGGAATATAAGAGCTATTTAGCAAGGTTGCTCAGCGACCTCAAACCTAGAATAGTTGGGAAGGTCGCTTTCATAGATGAGGGGGTAGCTCAGGATACCGTGATAGGGACCCTCACATCGATGCTGAGCAGGAACATGAGGGACGTTGAGCTCATAGTAGGGTACGCTGAGACTCAGGAAGGTATGCTGAAGGTCTCAGCCAGGCTCACGACCAGAGCATCTCAATCGTTAGACCTGGATGATGTGATGAGGAGGGCATCGAGTACCGTCGGGGGGAGAGGGGGAGGCCACAGGCAGGCCGCGGGCGCTCAGATACCCAGGACCATGAAGAGGGACTTCGAGGAGAGCCTCCTCAGCTACCTCGAGTAG
- a CDS encoding zinc finger domain-containing protein: MSKERLVFTLLPLDREIFCTSCGRKVTYERGVVAFKCPNCGEAVIIRCNVCRKQSNEYTCPNCGFVGP; this comes from the coding sequence TTGTCCAAGGAAAGACTGGTGTTCACACTACTACCACTAGATAGGGAGATATTCTGTACGTCTTGCGGTAGAAAGGTCACTTACGAGAGAGGGGTGGTGGCTTTCAAGTGCCCGAACTGCGGTGAGGCAGTGATAATAAGGTGCAACGTCTGCAGGAAGCAATCCAATGAGTACACATGCCCTAACTGCGGGTTCGTAGGCCCATGA